A stretch of DNA from Dehalobacterium formicoaceticum:
GAGCTTTGATTTTTCTGGGGCAGAGGAATGATCACGCCGGTGACCAGTTGCGCCTGGCTATTGACAGCGCTTTTTCCCGTGCCCAGATAAGCATCATCCAAGGGCAAAGTGCTTAAGCTCCCTTCGGACATCATCTCAATGCGGGCATCTAAGGCACTTAAGGCAACAGCTCCGTCTGCTGCCGGTTGGGCATTGATAATATTTCCCACCAAGGTGGAAATATTTCTAATTTGTAAAGAACCTACTTTACCGGAAGCTGCAGCCAAGGCCGGGAAGTGTTTTTGAATGTGGGGCGATCTGGTAATCTGGGTATGGGTCACGGCGGCGCCGATGCGCATGAAATTTTCTTCCACCGTGATTTCTGCCAGTTCGGAGATGTGGGTGATATCCACCAGTTTGGCCGCATGCTTTTTTTCATCCGCGAGATCCAACAATAAATCTGTACCACCGGCAATAATCCGAGCTTGACCTTGATTTTCCTTGAGGAAAAATAGGGCATCAGAGACTGATTTTGCGAAATAATACTCCTCTATCATGAGCATGAACCTCCTTTTCCTTTGTCAATAAGATTTCAGGGAAGCAATTTGTCGTATGCAGCAAGTGGTAGTGCAAAGTGAAGTGAACTCGTTCAGCTAAAGCTGAACATCGGGGCTTCAGATGGGGAATCTACCCCACCTGAAGTGAAAATAGGAGCTCCCACTTATAGAAGTAGGAGTCTTGGAATTTTATAAATATAGAAAGTGAAGTTTAAAATGAAATACGGAAAATGGTTGATGTGATATATGTGATATGTTTAGAGCAAGAAGGGTGCCAAAAAGGAGATTCTCCGCAAGCTAAGCAGGAGTAGAAAGGAAAGGAATGCAATAATTTGGCAGCCGAAATTTCGGCTAAGGAAACCAGAAATAATCAGGTTTAGACAGGGCATTATAAAGGAAAATGCTATGATTTATCTATGACCGATAAAATTTATTTATTTATGGGGTAAATAGCCGAAAAAACGGCATTGCCGAAATTACGGCTATTTACTTTAAAAATAATCTATCAATTTTGTTCATTTTTCCAGTATCGCAGGGTTCGAGGGGTAATACCCAAAAGCCGGGCCGCTTCTTTTTGATCATTTTCTGTTTTTTTCAGGACCTCCATAATGAGTGATTGCAGGAAAAGGCATTTTTCATGCTCCCATTTTTCCAGGATGTCCATAAACTGAATGGAATCCTGACTCATAATGAAATGCAATTGATTTTTACGCCAGCTGGCCCAGTCTATGCTCTGTTCCTCAAAAAGTGCCATGGGGACAGAAGTGTCCAGAATATGCTTGGGCAGGACATGAACCGGTATTTCCTTTTCCTCACATAGGGTTAAAGCACGGATGATGATATTGGATAGCTCTCTCACATTCCCGGGCCAGGAATAATTCATTAACGCTTCAATGGCCTTCGGGGTAAAAGAAATCAAAGAACCTTCCCCTTTTTCCGGTTTATTTTTATCAATAAAATATTGAATGAGCAGGGGCAGATCTGCCTTTCTCTCCTTTAAGGGTGGCAGCAGCAGCTTAACCACATCTAATCGATAGAACAGATCCTCACGAAAATCCC
This window harbors:
- a CDS encoding FAD binding domain-containing protein; the encoded protein is MIEEYYFAKSVSDALFFLKENQGQARIIAGGTDLLLDLADEKKHAAKLVDITHISELAEITVEENFMRIGAAVTHTQITRSPHIQKHFPALAAASGKVGSLQIRNISTLVGNIINAQPAADGAVALSALDARIEMMSEGSLSTLPLDDAYLGTGKSAVNSQAQLVTGVIIPLPQKNQSSAFIRLEQRKALALPMLNVAVNVTLDASLEGFVRAAIVMAPVGPKPTHAMEAEAFLQNVPVTPDTIRQAAQLAAKEANPRTSLIRGSREYRINVLPVLVQRALDQAIQQIKQDNHLM